Proteins from a single region of Parcubacteria group bacterium:
- a CDS encoding PBP1A family penicillin-binding protein codes for MKNTFSRYTMRTQPYRRDLSRSRKKNILTRLWNKIGNVFTSRRPSSLQKKPHRDFRKKMIVFLKFFGILCAIGLLFVMGVFAYFAKDLPEPGKINARTINESTKIYDRTGTILLYDIHGEEKRTLIPQEEIPLVVKQATIALEDRNFYHHPGFDVKGVLNAVISNIFHIGAGRGGSTITQQFVKNSILTDERSMTRKIKELILAVEIELRFSKDEILGMYLNEIPYGSNAYGIEAASQTFFNKHAKDLTLDEATILASLPQAPSRYSPYGSYTDRLKVRQEYALDQMVELGYVSPDAAKAAKETDVFAKLAKNTENIKAPHFVMYVRDYLEEQYGTDFLEKEGLKVITTLDWNKQQIAEKIVHDKALENEQKYKAENAALVAIDPQNGDILTMVGSRDYFDEKIDGQVNVAIRDRQPGSSFKPYAYLYAFKKGYTPETILFDVETNFAVDGAEDYIPQNYDGTFRGPVKMKDALGMSLNIPAVKTLYLANPEEVIVFAKQLGITSLQDPKRYGLSLVLGGGEVKLLDHTAAYAVFANNGIKQEKRAVLSITDKGGANIYTAQTTEGERVIDEKYVAMLSHIISTNKYRAPTFGENNVLRFDDRPVAAKTGTTNQNRDAWVMGYTPDVAVGIWSGNNDNSPMSSYGAGVSASGPIFRDFILQAYSEPSGKEFPKYDKDENKTGKDILDGELPETKKVEVCEIPGKDDAFCLANKYCPNSKKDKILFANIHNILHYVIKDDPRGDEPKDPKSDPQYKNWEKGVKKYYTEKDKNAVFDDVPEDCKKEDFEDLKAEVSLSVPDSVNSDKLTIKVSPKTDYDVEKIEYFVEGEKKVETKDKSYTYSIPSSQNNSSITIEVRLTDTAGNTASAKKSVSVAY; via the coding sequence ATGAAAAACACGTTTTCGCGCTACACAATGCGCACACAACCGTATCGCAGAGACCTTTCCCGTTCACGCAAAAAAAATATACTTACACGCCTATGGAACAAGATTGGCAACGTTTTTACTTCCCGCCGACCATCTTCTCTGCAAAAAAAACCACACCGTGATTTTCGTAAAAAAATGATTGTTTTTTTGAAATTTTTTGGCATTCTTTGTGCAATTGGCCTTTTGTTTGTAATGGGTGTTTTTGCCTATTTTGCCAAAGATCTCCCGGAGCCGGGCAAGATCAATGCCAGAACGATCAATGAAAGCACAAAAATCTATGATCGTACGGGCACCATACTTCTTTATGACATTCACGGCGAAGAAAAACGCACATTGATTCCTCAAGAAGAAATCCCTCTCGTTGTCAAACAAGCGACGATCGCACTTGAAGATCGTAATTTTTATCATCATCCGGGATTTGACGTCAAAGGTGTGCTCAATGCTGTCATTTCCAATATTTTTCACATTGGCGCGGGACGTGGCGGTTCAACGATCACACAACAATTCGTCAAAAATTCCATCCTTACGGATGAGCGTAGCATGACACGTAAGATCAAAGAGCTCATTCTCGCCGTTGAGATTGAATTACGTTTTTCCAAAGATGAAATTCTCGGCATGTATCTCAATGAAATTCCTTATGGTTCAAACGCCTATGGCATTGAAGCCGCCTCGCAAACATTTTTCAACAAGCATGCAAAAGATCTCACGTTGGATGAAGCAACGATCCTTGCCTCGCTTCCACAAGCGCCATCCCGTTACTCGCCTTATGGATCCTATACAGATCGCCTAAAGGTGCGGCAGGAATATGCCCTTGATCAAATGGTGGAACTGGGCTACGTCAGTCCTGATGCGGCAAAAGCTGCAAAGGAAACTGACGTTTTTGCAAAACTTGCCAAAAATACAGAAAATATCAAGGCACCTCATTTTGTCATGTATGTCCGTGATTACCTCGAAGAACAGTATGGCACCGACTTCCTCGAGAAAGAAGGCTTGAAGGTGATCACAACACTTGATTGGAACAAACAACAAATTGCAGAAAAAATTGTCCATGACAAAGCTCTGGAAAATGAACAAAAATATAAAGCTGAAAATGCCGCTCTGGTTGCCATTGACCCGCAAAACGGCGATATTCTCACCATGGTCGGCTCTCGCGACTATTTTGATGAAAAGATCGACGGTCAAGTCAATGTTGCCATCCGCGATAGACAACCGGGCTCATCATTCAAGCCTTATGCGTACCTTTACGCTTTTAAAAAAGGGTACACACCGGAAACCATACTCTTTGACGTCGAAACAAACTTTGCTGTTGATGGGGCAGAGGATTACATTCCACAAAATTATGATGGTACATTTCGTGGCCCCGTCAAAATGAAAGATGCCCTTGGCATGTCGCTCAATATTCCCGCAGTAAAGACACTCTATCTCGCAAACCCTGAAGAAGTAATTGTTTTTGCAAAACAACTTGGCATCACAAGCTTACAGGATCCAAAGCGCTATGGCCTCTCCCTTGTACTTGGAGGCGGTGAAGTCAAACTCCTTGATCACACAGCCGCATATGCCGTTTTTGCCAATAACGGCATAAAGCAAGAAAAGCGCGCCGTATTAAGCATTACTGACAAAGGCGGTGCAAATATCTATACAGCACAAACCACCGAGGGAGAGCGCGTAATTGACGAAAAATATGTTGCAATGCTCTCCCACATTATCTCAACGAATAAATATCGCGCACCAACATTTGGTGAAAATAACGTTTTGCGCTTTGATGATCGTCCCGTTGCAGCAAAGACTGGTACAACAAATCAAAACCGCGATGCATGGGTTATGGGATACACACCAGATGTCGCCGTAGGCATATGGAGTGGCAATAATGATAATTCGCCAATGAGTAGTTATGGCGCAGGCGTCAGCGCCTCCGGGCCGATCTTTCGTGATTTCATCTTACAAGCATATTCCGAGCCATCCGGCAAAGAATTTCCAAAATATGATAAAGACGAAAATAAGACTGGAAAAGACATTCTTGACGGGGAGCTTCCTGAAACAAAAAAAGTTGAGGTATGTGAGATTCCCGGCAAAGATGATGCATTTTGTCTTGCCAACAAATACTGTCCCAACAGCAAAAAAGATAAGATTTTATTTGCCAATATCCACAATATTCTCCATTATGTGATCAAAGACGATCCTCGTGGCGATGAGCCAAAGGATCCAAAATCCGATCCTCAATACAAAAATTGGGAAAAGGGTGTAAAAAAATATTACACAGAGAAGGACAAAAATGCTGTTTTTGACGATGTGCCGGAAGACTGCAAAAAAGAAGATTTTGAGGATCTAAAAGCAGAAGTTTCCCTCTCTGTTCCGGATTCTGTAAATTCTGACAAACTTACCATAAAAGTTAGCCCAAAAACAGATTACGACGTTGAAAAAATCGAATATTTTGTAGAGGGTGAAAAAAAAGTTGAGACAAAAGATAAAAGTTACACCTATTCGATTCCCTCTAGCCAAAATAATTCATCGATCACGATTGAGGTACGCTTGACTGACACAGCTGGCAACACCGCTTCTGCAAAAAAATCTGTTTCTGTAGCCTATTAA
- a CDS encoding tyrosine/phenylalanine carboxypeptidase domain-containing protein — MDEKWYDRLEFVGGFQPYTYFDDDPQKREDQKNLFLRGEIENPHLDYPKINPNELDYREKELVELKRDILHEEKNDVVRQMYRWKINEKIAEVRMMRATLDGDDKKFDHYSSFVYGVPEQNIHNYTLWQTAKKMCDTISSEKSTDEQKDSAQKILDLCDTETETTIPPHEKVEPIRFISSQEQYTAENIQEAFENALLSQNISGWHVAIDDHVKAISVSQDDKKIKIPQKRTVSGLKLQGLIAHEIFIHAQRRAAGDRTKIHLLGLGLDRYTKGEEGIATYQEGQIMGEEDYAGFGGHFTAALAKGLDGKKRDFRAVFDILKNYYIANGKDAKKSESLAWNLCVRTFRGTTCSTPGTCFTKDIAYREGNIGIHTLIKNDDPEQARFLVGKYDPTNQRHIWILDQLNITEKDLDFLEK, encoded by the coding sequence GTGGACGAAAAATGGTATGACCGCCTTGAATTTGTTGGCGGTTTTCAGCCGTACACATATTTTGATGACGATCCACAAAAGAGAGAGGATCAAAAAAACCTTTTCCTTCGTGGAGAAATTGAAAATCCGCATCTCGACTATCCAAAGATCAATCCCAATGAGCTTGACTATCGCGAAAAAGAACTCGTGGAACTCAAAAGGGATATTCTGCATGAGGAAAAAAATGACGTTGTACGGCAAATGTATCGATGGAAGATCAATGAAAAAATCGCGGAAGTACGCATGATGCGCGCAACCTTAGACGGTGATGATAAAAAATTTGATCATTACTCATCTTTTGTCTACGGCGTTCCAGAACAAAACATTCACAATTATACGCTGTGGCAAACCGCAAAAAAAATGTGCGATACAATCTCTTCTGAAAAAAGCACGGATGAACAGAAAGATTCTGCACAAAAAATCCTGGATCTATGTGATACAGAAACAGAAACAACAATTCCACCACATGAAAAGGTTGAGCCCATTCGCTTTATTTCCTCTCAGGAGCAATATACTGCCGAGAACATCCAGGAAGCATTTGAAAATGCCTTATTGTCACAAAATATCAGTGGATGGCACGTTGCAATTGATGATCATGTAAAAGCAATTTCTGTCTCTCAGGATGATAAAAAAATCAAAATACCCCAAAAGCGCACTGTTTCCGGACTAAAATTACAAGGCTTGATCGCGCATGAGATCTTTATACATGCCCAAAGACGTGCTGCTGGTGATCGAACCAAAATCCATTTGTTGGGACTTGGTCTTGATCGTTACACAAAAGGCGAGGAGGGTATTGCAACGTATCAAGAAGGACAAATTATGGGAGAAGAGGATTATGCGGGATTTGGCGGACATTTTACCGCCGCTCTTGCAAAAGGATTGGACGGGAAAAAACGAGATTTTAGAGCAGTTTTTGATATTTTGAAAAATTATTATATAGCCAATGGAAAGGATGCCAAAAAATCCGAATCTCTCGCATGGAATCTGTGCGTACGAACATTTCGTGGCACAACATGCTCTACTCCAGGCACCTGTTTTACAAAGGATATTGCCTACAGAGAAGGAAATATCGGCATCCATACACTGATTAAAAATGATGATCCAGAGCAAGCGCGTTTTTTGGTTGGTAAATACGATCCGACAAATCAGCGACACATATGGATCCTTGACCAATTAAACATCACCGAGAAAGATCTGGATTTTTTGGAAAAATAG